One window of the Dryobates pubescens isolate bDryPub1 chromosome 13, bDryPub1.pri, whole genome shotgun sequence genome contains the following:
- the PEX5L gene encoding PEX5-related protein isoform X5 gives MYQGHMQLVNEQQESRPLLSPSIDDFLCETKPEAAARPVTSNTAVLSTGLDLLDLSEPVLQTQNKAKKSENPSRSEGLKASTHRKKTDKSDLISVDTEQKVQTVKVSDKSSLDLVDIQTQIEKWDDVSFHGERSSKVHPSTERISSSSSRAPSKELLWSTENRSQSELTNVKSALDSDSASELELAPAIQARSTKEQRWGAPLLSRNHSLEEEFERAKAAVESDTEFWDKMQAEWEEMARRNWISENQEAPGQVTISTIEKGYYFHTENPFKDWPGAFEEGLKKMKEGDLPVTILYLEAAILQEPNDAEAWQFLGIAQAENENEQAAIVALQRCLELQPNNLKALMALAVSYTNTGHQQEAYQSLRNWIKQNPKYKYILKSKKGSPALTRRMSKTSDESSLLEEVKDLYLEAAHQNGDMIDPDLQTGLGVLFHLNGEFNRAIDAFSAALTVRPEDYTLWNRLGATLANGDRSEEAVEAYTRALEIQPGFIRSRYNLGISCINLGAYREAVSNFLTALSLQRKSRNLQQVPHPALSGNIWAALRIALSMMDQPELFQAANVGDLDILLRAFNLEP, from the exons CTGGTGAATGAGCAACAAGAAAGCAGACCCCTTCTGAGCCCCTCCATTGATGACTTTCTCTGTGAAACTAAACCAGAAGCTGCTGCAAGGCCTGTAACATCAAACACTGCAG TATTATCAACAGGTCTGGATCTCTTGGATCTTAGTGAACCTGTCttacaaacccaaaacaaagcaaagaaatcaGAGAATCCATCAAGAAGTGAAGGCTTAAAAGCTTCAACCCACAGAAAGAAGACAGACAAGTCTGACCTTATCAGTGTGGATACTGAGCAGAAAGTGCAGACTGTCAAAGTTTCAGACAAGTCTTCACTAGATTTAG ttGATATTCAGACACAGATAGAGAAATGGGATGATGTCAGTTTTCATGGGGAAAGGAGTAGCAAGGTCCACCCTTCTACAGAGCgaatatcatcatcatcatctagAGCTCCATCAAAAGAGCTTTTATG GTCCACAGAAAACAGATCACAGTCTGAGCTGACTAATGTCAAGAGTGCCTTGGATTCTGATTCAGCATCAGAATTAGAACTTGCACCTGCAATACAG GCACGATCAACTAAGGAGCAGCGTTGGGGAGCCCCTCTTCTCTCCAGAAATCACTCCTTGGAGGAAGAATTTGAAAGAGCAAAGGCAGCTGTTGAG tcagACACAGAGTTTTGGGATAAAATGCAAGCAGAATGGGAAGAAATGGCTCGCAGAAACTGGATTTCAGAGAACCAGGAAGCACCAGGACAAGTCACAATCTCAACCATTGAGAAG GGTTATTATTTCCATACTGAGAATCCCTTCAAAGACTGGCCTGGTGCTTTTGAGGAAggactgaaaaaaatgaaagaaggtGACCTGCCAGTTACAATCTTATACCTGGAGGCTGCTATTTTACAGGAACCCAATGATGCAGAG GCCTGGCAGTTCCTGGGCATAGCACAGGCAGAGAATGAAAATGAGCAGGCAGCCATTGTCGCCCTCCAAAG GTGCTTGGAACTACAACCAAACAACCTAAAAGCTCTGATGGCCCTGGCTGTGAGCTATACTAACACTGGCCACCAACAAGAAGCCTATCAGTCTCTAAGAAACTGGataaagcaaaacccaaaataCAAGTATATATTGAAAAGCAAAAAAGGGTCCCCAGCACTTACGAGGAGAATGTCCAAGACATCAGATGAAAG CTCATTGCTTGAAGAAGTCAAGGATTTGTACCTGGAGGCTGCTCACCAGAATGGTGACATGATAGACCCTGACTTGCAGACAGGACTTGGAGTTCTTTTTCACCTGAATGGAGAATTTAACAGAGCGATAGATGCGTTTAGCGCTGCCTTAACTGTTCGGCCAGAG GACTATACTTTATGGAACCGTCTTGGAGCAACCTTGGCAAACGGGGATCGAAGCGAAGAAGCTGTTGAGGCCTACACACGTGCTTTAGAAATACAGCCTGGCTTCATTAGATCCAGATACAACTTAGGAATAAGCTGCATCAACCTAGGGGCATACAG agaggctgtcAGCAATTTTCTCACTGCTCTCAGTTTgcaaagaaaaagcaggaaTCTACAACAGGTTCCTCATCCTGCTCTATCAGGCAATATTTGGGCAGCACTTCGAATTGCTCTGTCTATGATGGACCAGCCAGAACTATTTCAAGCTGCCAATGTGGGTGATCTAGACATTCTGTTAAGAGCTTTCAATCTAGAACCGTAA
- the PEX5L gene encoding PEX5-related protein isoform X2 translates to MYQGHMQAVGETLKKKWLCLQKSDLTFALGKGSRAADKAVAMVMKEIPREESAEEKPLLTMTSQLVNEQQESRPLLSPSIDDFLCETKPEAAARPVTSNTAVLSTGLDLLDLSEPVLQTQNKAKKSENPSRSEGLKASTHRKKTDKSDLISVDTEQKVQTVKVSDKSSLDLVDIQTQIEKWDDVSFHGERSSKVHPSTERISSSSSRAPSKELLWSTENRSQSELTNVKSALDSDSASELELAPAIQARSTKEQRWGAPLLSRNHSLEEEFERAKAAVESDTEFWDKMQAEWEEMARRNWISENQEAPGQVTISTIEKGYYFHTENPFKDWPGAFEEGLKKMKEGDLPVTILYLEAAILQEPNDAEAWQFLGIAQAENENEQAAIVALQRCLELQPNNLKALMALAVSYTNTGHQQEAYQSLRNWIKQNPKYKYILKSKKGSPALTRRMSKTSDESSLLEEVKDLYLEAAHQNGDMIDPDLQTGLGVLFHLNGEFNRAIDAFSAALTVRPEDYTLWNRLGATLANGDRSEEAVEAYTRALEIQPGFIRSRYNLGISCINLGAYREAVSNFLTALSLQRKSRNLQQVPHPALSGNIWAALRIALSMMDQPELFQAANVGDLDILLRAFNLEP, encoded by the exons CTGGTGAATGAGCAACAAGAAAGCAGACCCCTTCTGAGCCCCTCCATTGATGACTTTCTCTGTGAAACTAAACCAGAAGCTGCTGCAAGGCCTGTAACATCAAACACTGCAG TATTATCAACAGGTCTGGATCTCTTGGATCTTAGTGAACCTGTCttacaaacccaaaacaaagcaaagaaatcaGAGAATCCATCAAGAAGTGAAGGCTTAAAAGCTTCAACCCACAGAAAGAAGACAGACAAGTCTGACCTTATCAGTGTGGATACTGAGCAGAAAGTGCAGACTGTCAAAGTTTCAGACAAGTCTTCACTAGATTTAG ttGATATTCAGACACAGATAGAGAAATGGGATGATGTCAGTTTTCATGGGGAAAGGAGTAGCAAGGTCCACCCTTCTACAGAGCgaatatcatcatcatcatctagAGCTCCATCAAAAGAGCTTTTATG GTCCACAGAAAACAGATCACAGTCTGAGCTGACTAATGTCAAGAGTGCCTTGGATTCTGATTCAGCATCAGAATTAGAACTTGCACCTGCAATACAG GCACGATCAACTAAGGAGCAGCGTTGGGGAGCCCCTCTTCTCTCCAGAAATCACTCCTTGGAGGAAGAATTTGAAAGAGCAAAGGCAGCTGTTGAG tcagACACAGAGTTTTGGGATAAAATGCAAGCAGAATGGGAAGAAATGGCTCGCAGAAACTGGATTTCAGAGAACCAGGAAGCACCAGGACAAGTCACAATCTCAACCATTGAGAAG GGTTATTATTTCCATACTGAGAATCCCTTCAAAGACTGGCCTGGTGCTTTTGAGGAAggactgaaaaaaatgaaagaaggtGACCTGCCAGTTACAATCTTATACCTGGAGGCTGCTATTTTACAGGAACCCAATGATGCAGAG GCCTGGCAGTTCCTGGGCATAGCACAGGCAGAGAATGAAAATGAGCAGGCAGCCATTGTCGCCCTCCAAAG GTGCTTGGAACTACAACCAAACAACCTAAAAGCTCTGATGGCCCTGGCTGTGAGCTATACTAACACTGGCCACCAACAAGAAGCCTATCAGTCTCTAAGAAACTGGataaagcaaaacccaaaataCAAGTATATATTGAAAAGCAAAAAAGGGTCCCCAGCACTTACGAGGAGAATGTCCAAGACATCAGATGAAAG CTCATTGCTTGAAGAAGTCAAGGATTTGTACCTGGAGGCTGCTCACCAGAATGGTGACATGATAGACCCTGACTTGCAGACAGGACTTGGAGTTCTTTTTCACCTGAATGGAGAATTTAACAGAGCGATAGATGCGTTTAGCGCTGCCTTAACTGTTCGGCCAGAG GACTATACTTTATGGAACCGTCTTGGAGCAACCTTGGCAAACGGGGATCGAAGCGAAGAAGCTGTTGAGGCCTACACACGTGCTTTAGAAATACAGCCTGGCTTCATTAGATCCAGATACAACTTAGGAATAAGCTGCATCAACCTAGGGGCATACAG agaggctgtcAGCAATTTTCTCACTGCTCTCAGTTTgcaaagaaaaagcaggaaTCTACAACAGGTTCCTCATCCTGCTCTATCAGGCAATATTTGGGCAGCACTTCGAATTGCTCTGTCTATGATGGACCAGCCAGAACTATTTCAAGCTGCCAATGTGGGTGATCTAGACATTCTGTTAAGAGCTTTCAATCTAGAACCGTAA
- the PEX5L gene encoding PEX5-related protein isoform X3, producing the protein MYQGHMQGKGSRAADKAVAMVMKEIPREESAEEKPLLTMTSQGCRSQKEAEASEKLVNEQQESRPLLSPSIDDFLCETKPEAAARPVTSNTAVLSTGLDLLDLSEPVLQTQNKAKKSENPSRSEGLKASTHRKKTDKSDLISVDTEQKVQTVKVSDKSSLDLVDIQTQIEKWDDVSFHGERSSKVHPSTERISSSSSRAPSKELLWSTENRSQSELTNVKSALDSDSASELELAPAIQARSTKEQRWGAPLLSRNHSLEEEFERAKAAVESDTEFWDKMQAEWEEMARRNWISENQEAPGQVTISTIEKGYYFHTENPFKDWPGAFEEGLKKMKEGDLPVTILYLEAAILQEPNDAEAWQFLGIAQAENENEQAAIVALQRCLELQPNNLKALMALAVSYTNTGHQQEAYQSLRNWIKQNPKYKYILKSKKGSPALTRRMSKTSDESSLLEEVKDLYLEAAHQNGDMIDPDLQTGLGVLFHLNGEFNRAIDAFSAALTVRPEDYTLWNRLGATLANGDRSEEAVEAYTRALEIQPGFIRSRYNLGISCINLGAYREAVSNFLTALSLQRKSRNLQQVPHPALSGNIWAALRIALSMMDQPELFQAANVGDLDILLRAFNLEP; encoded by the exons CTGGTGAATGAGCAACAAGAAAGCAGACCCCTTCTGAGCCCCTCCATTGATGACTTTCTCTGTGAAACTAAACCAGAAGCTGCTGCAAGGCCTGTAACATCAAACACTGCAG TATTATCAACAGGTCTGGATCTCTTGGATCTTAGTGAACCTGTCttacaaacccaaaacaaagcaaagaaatcaGAGAATCCATCAAGAAGTGAAGGCTTAAAAGCTTCAACCCACAGAAAGAAGACAGACAAGTCTGACCTTATCAGTGTGGATACTGAGCAGAAAGTGCAGACTGTCAAAGTTTCAGACAAGTCTTCACTAGATTTAG ttGATATTCAGACACAGATAGAGAAATGGGATGATGTCAGTTTTCATGGGGAAAGGAGTAGCAAGGTCCACCCTTCTACAGAGCgaatatcatcatcatcatctagAGCTCCATCAAAAGAGCTTTTATG GTCCACAGAAAACAGATCACAGTCTGAGCTGACTAATGTCAAGAGTGCCTTGGATTCTGATTCAGCATCAGAATTAGAACTTGCACCTGCAATACAG GCACGATCAACTAAGGAGCAGCGTTGGGGAGCCCCTCTTCTCTCCAGAAATCACTCCTTGGAGGAAGAATTTGAAAGAGCAAAGGCAGCTGTTGAG tcagACACAGAGTTTTGGGATAAAATGCAAGCAGAATGGGAAGAAATGGCTCGCAGAAACTGGATTTCAGAGAACCAGGAAGCACCAGGACAAGTCACAATCTCAACCATTGAGAAG GGTTATTATTTCCATACTGAGAATCCCTTCAAAGACTGGCCTGGTGCTTTTGAGGAAggactgaaaaaaatgaaagaaggtGACCTGCCAGTTACAATCTTATACCTGGAGGCTGCTATTTTACAGGAACCCAATGATGCAGAG GCCTGGCAGTTCCTGGGCATAGCACAGGCAGAGAATGAAAATGAGCAGGCAGCCATTGTCGCCCTCCAAAG GTGCTTGGAACTACAACCAAACAACCTAAAAGCTCTGATGGCCCTGGCTGTGAGCTATACTAACACTGGCCACCAACAAGAAGCCTATCAGTCTCTAAGAAACTGGataaagcaaaacccaaaataCAAGTATATATTGAAAAGCAAAAAAGGGTCCCCAGCACTTACGAGGAGAATGTCCAAGACATCAGATGAAAG CTCATTGCTTGAAGAAGTCAAGGATTTGTACCTGGAGGCTGCTCACCAGAATGGTGACATGATAGACCCTGACTTGCAGACAGGACTTGGAGTTCTTTTTCACCTGAATGGAGAATTTAACAGAGCGATAGATGCGTTTAGCGCTGCCTTAACTGTTCGGCCAGAG GACTATACTTTATGGAACCGTCTTGGAGCAACCTTGGCAAACGGGGATCGAAGCGAAGAAGCTGTTGAGGCCTACACACGTGCTTTAGAAATACAGCCTGGCTTCATTAGATCCAGATACAACTTAGGAATAAGCTGCATCAACCTAGGGGCATACAG agaggctgtcAGCAATTTTCTCACTGCTCTCAGTTTgcaaagaaaaagcaggaaTCTACAACAGGTTCCTCATCCTGCTCTATCAGGCAATATTTGGGCAGCACTTCGAATTGCTCTGTCTATGATGGACCAGCCAGAACTATTTCAAGCTGCCAATGTGGGTGATCTAGACATTCTGTTAAGAGCTTTCAATCTAGAACCGTAA